The Haloarcula halophila nucleotide sequence CCGGGACAACGCCAACCGTTCGACGAGGTCGGCCAGTCCGCTCTGTCGGGCGGCCTCGCCGATGAGGATGCCCACGACGACGAGCCACGTCGCCGGCGATTGGAACCCCGTCAGCGCGAGTTCGGTCGAGAACGTGATGCCGATGAGGCCGATGCCGATCAGGGCAGTGAACCACGGTTTGACCGGGGCGCCGACCCACAGCGCGATACAGAACAGCGTGATACCGAGCATCCGGGCCGCGTCGGGAGCCAGCGGGGCAAACCGGAGGACGGCACCCGCTGCGAACAGTCCGGCCGGGACGGAGAGCCAGGCCGGGTCGACACCTCGGAGGACGGCTGTTGGACTCACAGTTCGGTCCGACATTCTCAGTACCGAGTGACACAGTGTGAACCACTATCAGCGTACCGGTCCCGAAAGAGGCTTGCTGCTGTCGACCCACGCTCCGGTATGGCCACCGAGATCGCCCCGGACGTGTACGACATCACGGTCAAGACTGCCCCGGACGCCCGCTGGCGCGTCCACCTCTTCGACGGGGAGACGCCGACGCTCGTCGATACCGGGTTCGAGGACACGGTCGATGTCCTCGCCGACGAACTCGACGACCTGGACATCCGTCCGGAACGCGTGATCGTCACCCACGGCGATCCCGACCACGTCGGCGGACTCGCCGGGATCGTCGACCGCTACGGCGCCGAATCGTGGGTTCCCGACGGTGTCGAGACCGAGGTTTCGGTCGACCATCGGTACGGCGACGGCGACACGGTCGGCCCGTTTACCGCCGTCCACGTGCCCGGCCACACGGCCGACCACCACGCGCTCGTCGACGAAGCACGCGGGATCGCAGTGCTGGGCGACGCCGTGTTCGGGTCGGACGCACGTGGGCTCCCCGCGGGGTATTTCGTCCTCCCGACGGCCTTCTTCTCGGCCGACGTGGCCGCCGCCGACGAGCACCTCGAACGGCTGCTGGACTACGAGTTCGAGGTGGGACTTGTCTACCACGGGTCGAGCGTCACCGACGGCGCGAGCCGGAAACTCGCCTCGTTCGTCGATTTCGCCGGAAAACCGTAACTGCGGCCGTCTGCGTCGTCCGTGCCGGACCGGTCAGTCGCCGGCGACGGCGTTCGAGAGGTCCTCGTTCGCGTTCTCGCCGAGGTACGCCTCGATGACTTCGTCGTCGTTCTGGATCTGGTCGGGCGTCCCCTCGGCGATGAGCCGGCCGTTGTTCAACACCATGACCCGCTCGCTGACACTCATCAGCGCCCGCATCACGTGGTCGATGAGGAAGACGGTCTTGCCCTCGTCCTTGATGTCGCCGATGAGGTCGATGATGTCTTCGGTCTCCTCGGGGTCGAGCCCGCCGGCGACTTCGTCGAAGAGGACGAGTTCCGGGTCGGTCGCCAGCACCCGGGCGATCTCCAAGCGTTTGAGCTGCCCGACGCTCAGCTCGTCGGGTTCGCTGTACTGCAACTCCGCGAGATCGACGAACTCCAGCATCTCCTTGGCACGCCCCCGAACGTCGTCGAACTCGCGGCCACCGAACTCGGCGCCGACCGCGACGTTCTCCAGCAGCGTCATGCTCTCGAACGGGCGGACGATCTGGTGTGTCTTCGCGAGCCCGCGGTGACAGATCTCGTGTGGTGCCTTGCCGGTGATCTCCTCATCGTCGAAGAACACCTGCCCCTCGGTGGGTTCGTGGACGCCGGTGACGGTCCGAAACAGCGTGGACTTCCCGGCCCCGTTCGGCCCGATGAGCCCGATAGCCTCGCCGCGGTCGACGGAGAACGAGACGTCGTCGATGGCGACGACGCCGCCGAACTTCTTTGTCAGATGCTGCCCTTCGAGTAGCGTCATTGCCAGTTGGTACCTTATCCACTCAAATAAACCTACCCCTGTCACGTCCTGGCGGGGAAAACGATTTGAGGGTGTTGCGATAACTACCGGCTGTGACTCTGCAACAGATGTTCGATCCAGCCGCCGTGGCCGTCGTCGGGGCCTCCGCGACCGAGGGCAAGATCGGCTACGAGGCGATGGCCAACGCGGTCGAGTTCGACGGCCCGGTGTACCCGGTCAACCCGTCCGGGGAGGGGAGGCTATTCGGCGAGGCCTTCGTCGACTCGGTGACCGACATCGAGGACGACGTCGACCTCGCGCTCTGCTGTGTGCCCGGCGCGGCGACCCCGGAGGTCATCGAGGAGTGCGGGGCGGCCGGCATCGGCGCGGCGGTCATCTACGCCGGCGGCTTCGCCGAGGCCGGCGAGGAGGGCGAGCGGTTACAGGAGGCGGTCGTCGCCGCGGCAGACCGCCACGACGTCTCGCTGTTGGGGCCGAACACGAGCGGGTTCGTCGTCCCCGAACGGGACCTGCTGTGTTCCTTCGCCAGCGGGGCCGAGAAGCTCCCGGCGGGAAACACCGCCGTCATCGCACAGAGCGGCGGCGTCGCTCACGCGCTCGCGTTCCAGTCCCGACGCCAGGGACGGGGCGTCTCCGCGATGGTCGGCCTCGGAAACCGCGCGAACGTCGGCTTCACCGAGACTATCGACTACTTCGACGGCGACGACCGGACCGACGCTATCGTCCTCCACGTCGAGGGGACCGACGACGGGCGTGGTCTGCTGGAAGCCTGCCGGGCCAGCGAGACGCCGGTCGTCGCCTACAAGGTGGGTCAGTCGGACGTGGGAGCCTTCGCCGAGTCCCACACGGGGGCACTCACGGGCGACCACGAACTGTACACCGCCGGCTTCGCCCAGTACGGCGTGCCGACGGTCGACGCGACCGACGATCTGCTCGACGCGGCCGCGGCGCTCGCCGACTCGCCGGCACCGGCCGGCCCGAACGTCGGCGTCGTCACCGCACAGGCCGGTCCGGGTATCATCATCAGCGACCGCATCCAGCGCGGCGGTGGCCGGCTTCCCGAACTGAGTTCCGAGACCCAACAGCGGGTCGACGAGATCCTGACGGGGGTCACCTACACCGGGAACCCGGTCGACACCGGGAGGCCGATGCCGGCGTTCGGCGACGTCGTCACGGCCGTCGCCGAGGACGACGGCGTCGACATCGTGTTGGTCTACGAGCTGTACGAACAGGCGATGGGGTTCCCCGTCGAGGCGCTTTCCGGCCTCGCCGAGCGCGTCGGCAAGCCGATCCTGTTCTCTACCGACGGCATCGAGGAGGACATGGCCGACGATCTGTCCGCGCTTGCCGACGCCGGTGTCCCGGTGTTCGAGACGCCGGAGCGGGCCGCAGACGCCGCGGCGGTCCTGGCCCGCTACGCCGGGATGGCTGGCCCCGCTGCGGGACAGGAGGTGGTCGCCGATGACTGACGACCCCATCGCGGCCGCCCGTGCGGACGACCGGCACACGCTGACGGAGGCCGAAGGGAAACGGCTGCTCGCGGGCGCTGGCATCGAGACACCGCCCTTCGCGGTGTGTGAGACCGCCGAAGAAGCCGTCGAGGCGGCCGAGGAGATCGGCTATCCCGTCGTCCTGAAGGTGTCCTCGCCGTCGGTCACCCACAAGAGCGAGTGGGGCGGGGGCGCGGGCGTCACGGTCGGCGTCACGTCCGCCGAGGGCGTCCGAACTGCCGTTGAACGCATCTTCGAGACGGCTACCGAGCAGGACATCGACGCGGATGTCCTCGTCGAGGCGGCGATGGATGTCGACGCCGGAACGGAGGTCATCGTCGGTGGCCTGCGTGATCCCTCGTTCGGTCCGGTCGTGCTCACGGGACTTGGCGGCGTCTTCACCGAGGTCTTCGAGGACACGAGCCACCGGATCGCCCCGATCGACCACGCCGAGGCACGGGCGGCCATCGAGGAACTCCAGGCAGCGGAACTGTTAGCGGGATATCGGGGGAGCGAACCGGCAGATATCGAGGCCCTCGCCGAGGTCGTGGCGACGGTCGGCGACCTCGTGACCGACAACCCGATCGCGGAACTCGACGTCAACCCCGTGCTCGTCTCGGCGGACGGGGCCATTGCGCTCGACGCGCTCGTGGTCCTCGACTCGGACTCCGCCGTGGACCGCGAAGGTGGAACCGCGGCCGCGGAGGTGGACCGATGAGCTACGACCGCGTCTGGACGGTCCGGTTCTCCGATACGGACCCGTTCGGTATCGCCCACTACCCGCGTATTGTCGACGCACTTCACGAGACTTCGGACATGTTCATGGAGGAGATCGGCTATCCGTTCTGGGAGATCTCACAGGACCACGGCTTCGGCCTGCCGCTGGTCGAGATCGACTTCGAGTTCGAATCCCCCGTCGAGGCCGGCGACGACGTGACGATCGCCCTGACGCCCGAGGTCGGAACCCGGAGCGTCCGCTTCGACTACACGGCGACGTGTGGCGGGAGCGTCGCGTTCGAGGGGTACGAACAGCGGGTGTGTGCCGAACACGGTGGCGGCGGTGCCATCGAGGTTCCGGCCGATCTCCGGGACGCAATGGTGCCCTACGAGGAGTGACTCGTGCGGACGAAAGTATGGTTTGGAGGTAGCGAAGCGTTTTTATCGATTCCGAAACGACGTATCGACATGGCTGAATTCGAGAACCCCTACGCCGAGGAAGACCCGTTCGTCGAAGCGCACTTCGACTGTCTGGACTGTGGCGGGAAACTCTGGGAGTACGCGATCCAACGACAGATGGTCTGTGAGGACTGCCGGTCGGTGTTCGCCGCTGCCGATGTCTTCGAGGTCCAGGCATAGCGCCAGCGCGCCGATACGGAACACAGCCGGTGTCTGTAGAGGATGATCAGGAGTAGCTGTACGACTGAACTCCCGTTTTATGCCATCTCACGGCTGCTCAGTGGTGTTTGTCCAGTAGACTTATGATGATCGTGTGGTAACGTGTTTGTACAGTATGGCACAGACAGAGCCCGACGATCAGGAGCTAGAGGAGCAACTGGAGCTGAGTTCCGGGACGCGAGACATCCTCGAACGGAACAACCTCCGGCCGCTGTGGGAGGTCGAGGACGACTTCGGCAACACTATCGACGATCTGGAGGCGGACATCTGGAAGTGGGAGGACATCCAGGCCGCCATCGACGGTGTCGAGGCCGACGTTCCCATCGCGGACCTGCCACCGGGGTTCCAGCGCCGGGTGGCGGTCCCGATCAACGCCTCCTTCGGGAACGCTATCTCGAACACGATCTACGTCGGCGTCCAGACCGTCTCGCCCGGTGAGACGGCGCCCTCGCACCGACACGGTGCGAACGCGCTCCGGTTCTCTATCGACGGCAGCGAGGACATGAAGACCGTCGTCGCGGGCGAGGAGTTCCCGATGGAGGACAACGACCTCATCACCACACCCCAGTGGGAGTGGCACGACCACGTCAACGACTCCGACGAGACGGCGGCCTGGCTCGACGTGCTCGACCTCCCGCTGGTGCTGGACTCGATGAACGCCCGGAACACCTTCGAGAACCACGAACTCGAACGACAGCCGGTCACCAAGACACAGGGGTACTGGGAGTCCCAATACGGCCGTGGTCGCCCGGAGGAATCGACCACCGACGACGGCATCCCCGGCCCCTTCGAGGGGATCCGGGAGGCGACGCCGCCGTACCGCTTCAAATGGTCCGAGATGGTCCAGTCGCTGCGCCAGCGGGCCGACAACGACGAACCCGACCCCTACGACGGCTACAGCCTCTCGTATGTCAACCCCGCCACCGGGTCGCCGCCGCTGTTCCCGACGATGTCGTTCCGTGCACAACTGCTCCAGGAGGCGACCGACGCCCACTTCCACAACACGACGGAGGTCTACTTCGTCGTCGACGGCGAGGGCGCGACCCACGTCGACGGCGAGGCCCTGGAGTGGTCCGAGCGTGACATCTTCGTCGTCCCGCCGGACGCCACCCACCACCACGAACCGGACGGCGAGGAGGCCATCCTGCTGGGGATGTCCGACCGACCGGTGTTCGAGGCCATGAACTTCTACGCCGAGGCCAGTCCCTCGTCGTAGCAGCGCCGTCGACCGACTGGGTCGTCCCAGCCGCTCGTCCGACTGGGTCGGTGTGGCGTCACCCCCGCAATAACGGGTATCTTTATAATCGATCATCTACATCAGCCTATACGGTATGGTAAACGACGATAGTCCAGTCTCACGTCGGTCGTATCTCAAAGGAACTGCCGGTGCTGCTGCGGTCGCCAGCCTCGCAGGGTGTGCGTTCAGCGGTGGCGGCGGTGGCGGCGACGACACGCTGACGATCGCCGGCACGGTTCCCGAGACGGGATCGTTCTCGTCGCTCGGACAGGACCTCAGGCGCGGGTACGAACTCGGCCAGGCACGGATGAGCGAGCAACTCGACCGCGACGTGGAGCTCATCCTCCAGGACGACGAGAGCGACGCCCAGACGCTCCGACAGAACCTCCAGCAGATAACCAGCAACAACGACGTCGACATGATCTGGGGGAGTTTCTCTAGTCTGTTAGTCACCGCCGGAAGTGCCTTCGCGGAGAACCAGAACCTCCCGTTCCTGGGCATCGCCTTTGCCTACGAGGAGCCACACCGCAACGACAACTACGAGTGGACGTACGCCCCGTTCCCGAAGTCCCGCGACGTCGCCCGGTCGACACTCGGGACGCTTGAACTCATCCCCGAGAGCGAGCGACCGACTAACGTCGGTATCTGGGAGCCCAACTCCGGGTGGGGCAGGGAACAGGCCGAATACTGGGAGAACCGGCTGGGCGAGGAAGGGTACGATATCGTGCTGCGCGAGACGTTCGAGATCGGCTCTCAGGACTTCTCGACGCTGATCAGCCAGTCGCAGAACGCCGAGGTCGAAGTGTTGCTGTCGAACCCGACCCCGCCGGGCGGTATCACGGCCGTCAACCAGATGCAGTCGAACAACTGGTCGCCACAGATGCTCAAGTTCGTCCGCGGGGCCGACCCCTCGGCGTGGTGGTCGGCGCTGGGTGAGGCCGGTGCCTACGCGCTGATGTGTCCGGGGTGGGTCCCCGGGCTGACGGGCAACGGCAACCAGCGCCTCCGCGAGGCCTACACGAGCGAGTACGAGACCGAGAGCGAGTTCATGCCGGTCAACGTCGGCGGGTCGTACAACCTCACGCAGGTCGCGCTCCAGGCCGTCCAGGCCGCGGGCTCCACCGAAGCCGAGGCCATCAGGGACGCCCTCCGCAGCGAGACGTTCCAGACGGTCATCGGCGAGTTCGGCTTCGAGGACAACGGCCTCCCGGCCGAGGGCGATTTGACGGCGCCGACCGGGCAGTGGTGGGACGGCGCACAGCGGCTGGCCTACCCGAACACCGACTCCGACCGGTCGCTCGACTTCAGATACCCGATCCCGCCGTGGGGCGAGCGCTGAGCGATGGTCGCAGGCGAACTCGTCTCTCAGTCGATCGTCAACGGCATCCTCCTGGGCGGCATCTACGCCGTCGCAGCCCTCGGGCTGTCGCTCGTGTTCGGTATCATGGACATCGTGAACCTCGCGCACGGCCACATGCTGATGGTCGGTGCCTACGTCGCGATCCTCGTGTTCGCCGCGACGGGTATCACACCGCTGGTCGGGATGTTCCTGGCGATGGGACTACTGTTCGTCTTCGGGATCGTCCTCCAGAAGGTGCTGTTGAAACACGTCGTCGGCGAGGGGATCGAACAGCCGATCATCGTGCTGTTCGGGCTCGCGTTGATCCTGCAGAACATCGGCCAGCTCGTGCTTGGCGGTGACGCCCGGACGGCGGACCTCGGCATCCCCGGCGACGGGATCGACCTCGGGTTCGCCTTCCTGTCGCTGCCCCGGACGGTCACGTTCGTCGTCGCCGTCGTGCTCATCGGCGCGACGTGGGCGTTCCTGCAGTACACCAAGACGGGCCAGGCGATCCGGGCGACCGCACAGAACCGGAAAGCCGCCCGCTATATGGGGATCGACACCGACCGCATCTACGTCATCACCCTCGCCGTCGGGACGGCGCTGGCTGGCGCGGCCGGGGCACTCCTCTCGATGCTGTTCCCGATCAATCCCTTCGTCGGCTGGTCGTACCTGCTGAAGGCCTTCGCCGTCGTCGTGTTGGGCGGGGTCGGGAGCATCCTCGGGACGCTGGTCGGCGGCGTCATCCTGGGGGTCTCCGAGAACCTCGGCGCACTCTATCTCGGCGGCGGGTACCGCAACGTCGTGAGCCTGCTCATCTTCCTCGGCGTGTTGTTGCTCAAGCCCGAGGGGCTGTTCGGTAGCGGAGGTGGCGGGGAGTGAGTTTCCTCGAACGCCACCCCGAGGAACCGCTCGTCGCGAACCGGCGGCTCCAGGCCGTGCTCGGCGTCGTCGTGCTGGCGCTGCTCGTGGTCCCGTTCGTGACGACCGACGCGCTGACCGGTCTCGTGCTCACGGGACTGGTGTTCGTGATGTTGGGCGTCTCCTGGAACCTGCTCGCGGGATACGCGGGACAGATCTCGCTGGGTCACGCTGCCTTCTTCGGCATGGGTGCGTTCGTCGCCGCGTGGCTGACCACGCCCTCGGCGGCGGGCTTTCCCGCGTCGATACAGCTCCCGATACTAGTCGCGGTGGTCCTGGGCGGTCTGGCGGCCGCACTGATCGCGCTGGTGATCGGGCCGGTCATCTTCCGGCTCAGCGGCCACTACTTCGCCATCGGGACGCTCGCGCTGGCTGCGGTCATCGAGCTGGTGATGCTGGACCAGCGGTCGCTCACCGGGGGCTCGACGGGCTACTACGTCCAGGGCGATCTCGGCCTCAATGAGTTCGTCAGCCACGGGGACGTGATGTTCCTCCTGACGCTCGTCGCGACGATCGTCACGATCGCCGTAACCTACCGGATCGTCCGTGGCGCGGGCGGACTGGGAATGAAGGCGATCCACGACGACGAGGAGGCCGCGAGCAGCCTCGGGGTCAACCCCCTGAAGTACAAGATGTACGCCTTCGTCGTCTCCTCGTTCTTCGCTGG carries:
- a CDS encoding cupin domain-containing protein — encoded protein: MAQTEPDDQELEEQLELSSGTRDILERNNLRPLWEVEDDFGNTIDDLEADIWKWEDIQAAIDGVEADVPIADLPPGFQRRVAVPINASFGNAISNTIYVGVQTVSPGETAPSHRHGANALRFSIDGSEDMKTVVAGEEFPMEDNDLITTPQWEWHDHVNDSDETAAWLDVLDLPLVLDSMNARNTFENHELERQPVTKTQGYWESQYGRGRPEESTTDDGIPGPFEGIREATPPYRFKWSEMVQSLRQRADNDEPDPYDGYSLSYVNPATGSPPLFPTMSFRAQLLQEATDAHFHNTTEVYFVVDGEGATHVDGEALEWSERDIFVVPPDATHHHEPDGEEAILLGMSDRPVFEAMNFYAEASPSS
- a CDS encoding CoA-binding protein is translated as MTLQQMFDPAAVAVVGASATEGKIGYEAMANAVEFDGPVYPVNPSGEGRLFGEAFVDSVTDIEDDVDLALCCVPGAATPEVIEECGAAGIGAAVIYAGGFAEAGEEGERLQEAVVAAADRHDVSLLGPNTSGFVVPERDLLCSFASGAEKLPAGNTAVIAQSGGVAHALAFQSRRQGRGVSAMVGLGNRANVGFTETIDYFDGDDRTDAIVLHVEGTDDGRGLLEACRASETPVVAYKVGQSDVGAFAESHTGALTGDHELYTAGFAQYGVPTVDATDDLLDAAAALADSPAPAGPNVGVVTAQAGPGIIISDRIQRGGGRLPELSSETQQRVDEILTGVTYTGNPVDTGRPMPAFGDVVTAVAEDDGVDIVLVYELYEQAMGFPVEALSGLAERVGKPILFSTDGIEEDMADDLSALADAGVPVFETPERAADAAAVLARYAGMAGPAAGQEVVADD
- a CDS encoding acetate--CoA ligase family protein, which encodes MTDDPIAAARADDRHTLTEAEGKRLLAGAGIETPPFAVCETAEEAVEAAEEIGYPVVLKVSSPSVTHKSEWGGGAGVTVGVTSAEGVRTAVERIFETATEQDIDADVLVEAAMDVDAGTEVIVGGLRDPSFGPVVLTGLGGVFTEVFEDTSHRIAPIDHAEARAAIEELQAAELLAGYRGSEPADIEALAEVVATVGDLVTDNPIAELDVNPVLVSADGAIALDALVVLDSDSAVDREGGTAAAEVDR
- a CDS encoding amino acid ABC transporter substrate-binding protein — protein: MVNDDSPVSRRSYLKGTAGAAAVASLAGCAFSGGGGGGDDTLTIAGTVPETGSFSSLGQDLRRGYELGQARMSEQLDRDVELILQDDESDAQTLRQNLQQITSNNDVDMIWGSFSSLLVTAGSAFAENQNLPFLGIAFAYEEPHRNDNYEWTYAPFPKSRDVARSTLGTLELIPESERPTNVGIWEPNSGWGREQAEYWENRLGEEGYDIVLRETFEIGSQDFSTLISQSQNAEVEVLLSNPTPPGGITAVNQMQSNNWSPQMLKFVRGADPSAWWSALGEAGAYALMCPGWVPGLTGNGNQRLREAYTSEYETESEFMPVNVGGSYNLTQVALQAVQAAGSTEAEAIRDALRSETFQTVIGEFGFEDNGLPAEGDLTAPTGQWWDGAQRLAYPNTDSDRSLDFRYPIPPWGER
- a CDS encoding ABC transporter ATP-binding protein; this translates as MTLLEGQHLTKKFGGVVAIDDVSFSVDRGEAIGLIGPNGAGKSTLFRTVTGVHEPTEGQVFFDDEEITGKAPHEICHRGLAKTHQIVRPFESMTLLENVAVGAEFGGREFDDVRGRAKEMLEFVDLAELQYSEPDELSVGQLKRLEIARVLATDPELVLFDEVAGGLDPEETEDIIDLIGDIKDEGKTVFLIDHVMRALMSVSERVMVLNNGRLIAEGTPDQIQNDDEVIEAYLGENANEDLSNAVAGD
- a CDS encoding branched-chain amino acid ABC transporter permease, whose protein sequence is MVAGELVSQSIVNGILLGGIYAVAALGLSLVFGIMDIVNLAHGHMLMVGAYVAILVFAATGITPLVGMFLAMGLLFVFGIVLQKVLLKHVVGEGIEQPIIVLFGLALILQNIGQLVLGGDARTADLGIPGDGIDLGFAFLSLPRTVTFVVAVVLIGATWAFLQYTKTGQAIRATAQNRKAARYMGIDTDRIYVITLAVGTALAGAAGALLSMLFPINPFVGWSYLLKAFAVVVLGGVGSILGTLVGGVILGVSENLGALYLGGGYRNVVSLLIFLGVLLLKPEGLFGSGGGGE
- a CDS encoding acyl-CoA thioesterase — encoded protein: MSYDRVWTVRFSDTDPFGIAHYPRIVDALHETSDMFMEEIGYPFWEISQDHGFGLPLVEIDFEFESPVEAGDDVTIALTPEVGTRSVRFDYTATCGGSVAFEGYEQRVCAEHGGGGAIEVPADLRDAMVPYEE
- a CDS encoding branched-chain amino acid ABC transporter permease: MSFLERHPEEPLVANRRLQAVLGVVVLALLVVPFVTTDALTGLVLTGLVFVMLGVSWNLLAGYAGQISLGHAAFFGMGAFVAAWLTTPSAAGFPASIQLPILVAVVLGGLAAALIALVIGPVIFRLSGHYFAIGTLALAAVIELVMLDQRSLTGGSTGYYVQGDLGLNEFVSHGDVMFLLTLVATIVTIAVTYRIVRGAGGLGMKAIHDDEEAASSLGVNPLKYKMYAFVVSSFFAGLAGGLYGHYTLYINPESTLAVTWTIDSLVIVILGGMGTFAGPVLGAALFLLLDTGLAAIVGSVATTIEGALIILFIIYLPQGLYGLAEDYFITDVGKSGGAQAPKSTDATPETDPDIAADED
- a CDS encoding MBL fold metallo-hydrolase; the protein is MATEIAPDVYDITVKTAPDARWRVHLFDGETPTLVDTGFEDTVDVLADELDDLDIRPERVIVTHGDPDHVGGLAGIVDRYGAESWVPDGVETEVSVDHRYGDGDTVGPFTAVHVPGHTADHHALVDEARGIAVLGDAVFGSDARGLPAGYFVLPTAFFSADVAAADEHLERLLDYEFEVGLVYHGSSVTDGASRKLASFVDFAGKP